The genome window TTGATGAACACACCTGCATCGTAAGCCATCTTGGTAACAACGAATGTCTTCTCAGCATCGCGTACGTAGAGAGGAATGATAGGACTCTCTGTCTCGCCAATCTCGAAACCTTCCTCGCGGAAACGCTTCAAGGCATAGTTGGTTACATCCCAGAGATTCTCGAAACGCTCAGGCTCATTCTGAATGATGTGGAGAGCCTCGAGAGCTGCTGCTGTGGCAGCTGGAGTGTTAGAGGCGCTGAAGATGTAAGTACGGCAGTTGTGACGGAGGAAGTTGATTGTATCCTTGTCTGATGCGATGAAACCACCGATAGAAGCCAGACTCTTAGAGAATGTACCCATGATGAGGTCTACCTCGTCGGTCAGACCGAAGTGGTCGCATACACCACGACCCTGCTTGCCGAATACGCCAAGACCATGAGCCTCGTCTACCATGATAGAGCAGTTGTACTTATGCTTGAGCTTTACAATCTCAGGCAAGTTAGCCAGGTCGCCCTCCATAGAGAACACACCGTCAACAACGATGAGCTTGATAGCCTCCTGAGGGAGCTTAGAGAGCACGCGCTCCAAATCTTCCATATCGTTGTGCTTGTAGTGGAGCTGGGTAGCGAATGAGAGGCGGCGGCCATCTACGATACTTGCGTGGTCGCGGTCATCGCAGATAATATAGTCGTTACGACCTACTACGCAAGCCAAGACACCCTGGTTAACAGAGAATCCTGTAGAGAAACACAAAGTTTCATCCTTGCCCATAAACTCAGCAAGCTCCTTTTCGAGCTGCACGTGCAAATCGAGCGTACCATTGAGGAAACGGCTTCCTGCACAACCAGAACCATACTTGTCGAGCGCTGCCTTTGCTGCATCAATAACACGCTGGTCGTTAGTCAAACCCTGATAAGCATTAGAACCGAACATCAGGATTTTATGACCATCGATGTCGGTTACCTCTGTCATCTGCTTACTTGTGATCTCGCGGAAATATGGATACACACCGGCAGCCATATACTTCTGAGGTTCACGATAATTCTTGTATCTTTCTTGTAATTGTCCCATTATTAATAGGTGTACTTTATTTTCTTTTTTTATACTTTTCTAACTTTCAGGGTGCAAAGATACAAAAAAGAACTCAATAAACGGCTTTTTTTATAAGAAAGTTTACTTTTATAGTTTTTTTAATCGATATTTCTTGTTATTTT of Segatella copri contains these proteins:
- the spt gene encoding serine palmitoyltransferase, translating into MGQLQERYKNYREPQKYMAAGVYPYFREITSKQMTEVTDIDGHKILMFGSNAYQGLTNDQRVIDAAKAALDKYGSGCAGSRFLNGTLDLHVQLEKELAEFMGKDETLCFSTGFSVNQGVLACVVGRNDYIICDDRDHASIVDGRRLSFATQLHYKHNDMEDLERVLSKLPQEAIKLIVVDGVFSMEGDLANLPEIVKLKHKYNCSIMVDEAHGLGVFGKQGRGVCDHFGLTDEVDLIMGTFSKSLASIGGFIASDKDTINFLRHNCRTYIFSASNTPAATAAALEALHIIQNEPERFENLWDVTNYALKRFREEGFEIGETESPIIPLYVRDAEKTFVVTKMAYDAGVFINPVIPPACAPQDTLVRFALMATHTREQVEQAVQILKKIFVEEGIIK